A window of Sulfurimonas gotlandica GD1 contains these coding sequences:
- the rplA gene encoding 50S ribosomal protein L1: MSKRYKQLLEKIDNTKAYSVTDASSAVRDLKSAKFDETVEVALNLNVDPRHADQMIRGAVVLPHGTGKTVRVAVFAKGVKADEAKAAGADIVGTDDLVQQIKDGIFNFDVVVAAPDCMGLVGQIGRILGPKGLMPNPKTGTVTPDVATAVKNVKGGQVNFRVDKKGNIHAGIGKVSFEATQINENLISFVRAINKQKPASAKGRYIKNAALSLTMSPALKLDSSELMDIK; encoded by the coding sequence ATGAGTAAAAGATATAAACAATTATTAGAAAAAATTGATAATACAAAAGCATATAGCGTTACTGACGCATCAAGCGCAGTAAGAGACCTTAAAAGTGCAAAATTTGACGAGACTGTTGAAGTTGCACTTAATCTAAACGTTGATCCAAGACATGCTGATCAAATGATACGTGGTGCAGTTGTTCTTCCTCATGGTACTGGTAAAACAGTTCGTGTTGCTGTTTTTGCAAAGGGCGTAAAAGCTGATGAAGCTAAAGCAGCAGGTGCTGATATAGTTGGTACTGATGATTTAGTGCAACAAATAAAAGATGGAATTTTCAATTTTGATGTAGTTGTTGCTGCACCAGATTGTATGGGACTAGTTGGTCAAATTGGTCGTATTTTAGGACCAAAAGGTTTAATGCCAAATCCTAAAACAGGTACTGTTACTCCAGATGTTGCGACTGCTGTTAAAAATGTTAAAGGCGGTCAAGTTAACTTTAGAGTTGATAAAAAAGGTAACATTCATGCTGGTATCGGTAAAGTAAGTTTTGAAGCTACTCAGATTAATGAAAATTTAATTTCTTTTGTAAGAGCTATTAACAAGCAAAAACCTGCATCTGCAAAAGGTCGTTACATTAAAAATGCTGCGCTTAGTTTAACTATGAGTCCTGCACTTAAGCTTGATTCTAGTGAACTAATGGATATTAAATAA
- the tuf gene encoding elongation factor Tu, with the protein MAKEKFERNKPHVNIGTIGHVDHGKTTLTAAITAVLAVTNGAELMDYDAIDNAPEERERGITIATSHVEYETDIRHYAHVDCPGHADYVKNMITGAAQMDGAILVVSAADGPMPQTREHILLSKQIGVPAMVVFMNKEDMVDDEELLELVEMEIRELLDMYDFPGDDTPITAGSATLALAEAKTGTLGEWSAKIQQLMKTVDEFIPEPPRETDRDFLMPVEDVFSISGRGTVVTGRIERGTVKIADKIQIVGIRDTQETTVTGIEMFRKEMDEALAGDNCGILVRGIGKDDVERGQVLCKPGTITPHTKFTAEIYVLSKDEGGRHTPFFNGYRPQFYVRTTDVTGAITLPEGTEMVMPGDNVSITAELIHPIAMEQGTKFAIREGGRTVGAGVVAEILA; encoded by the coding sequence ATGGCAAAAGAAAAGTTTGAGCGTAATAAACCGCATGTAAACATTGGTACTATTGGTCACGTTGATCATGGTAAAACAACATTAACAGCAGCTATTACTGCGGTATTAGCAGTAACTAACGGTGCAGAACTTATGGATTACGATGCAATCGATAATGCACCAGAAGAAAGAGAGCGTGGTATTACTATCGCTACTTCACACGTTGAGTATGAGACGGACATTCGTCACTATGCACACGTTGATTGTCCAGGTCACGCCGATTATGTTAAGAACATGATTACTGGTGCTGCTCAAATGGACGGAGCTATTCTAGTTGTTTCTGCAGCGGATGGCCCAATGCCACAAACTCGTGAGCATATTCTTTTATCTAAACAAATTGGTGTTCCTGCCATGGTTGTTTTCATGAATAAAGAAGATATGGTTGACGATGAAGAACTTCTTGAACTAGTTGAGATGGAAATTCGTGAACTTTTAGATATGTATGATTTCCCAGGTGATGATACTCCAATTACTGCAGGTTCTGCAACTTTAGCTCTTGCTGAAGCAAAAACTGGTACTCTTGGTGAATGGTCAGCTAAAATTCAACAACTAATGAAAACTGTAGATGAGTTTATTCCTGAGCCTCCTCGTGAGACTGACAGAGATTTCTTAATGCCAGTTGAAGATGTTTTCTCAATTTCTGGTCGTGGAACTGTTGTTACAGGTCGTATCGAGCGTGGAACTGTTAAAATTGCTGACAAAATCCAAATTGTTGGAATTAGAGATACTCAAGAAACTACAGTAACTGGTATAGAAATGTTCCGTAAAGAAATGGACGAAGCTCTTGCTGGTGATAACTGTGGTATTCTAGTTCGTGGTATCGGTAAAGATGATGTTGAGCGTGGTCAAGTACTTTGTAAGCCAGGTACTATTACTCCTCACACTAAGTTTACTGCTGAGATCTATGTACTAAGTAAAGATGAGGGTGGTCGTCATACTCCATTCTTCAACGGTTACCGTCCTCAGTTCTACGTTCGTACTACTGATGTTACAGGTGCAATCACTTTACCAGAAGGTACTGAGATGGTTATGCCAGGTGATAACGTAAGTATTACTGCTGAGTTAATTCACCCAATTGCAATGGAACAAGGTACTAAGTTCGCTATCCGTGAAGGTGGTAGAACAGTTGGTGCTGGTGTTGTTGCTGAGATTCTTGCATAA
- a CDS encoding adenylate/guanylate cyclase domain-containing protein, protein MKEKLLYLGVLIPILLITLLLQMYKVEPFESFSLRYNDINFDLQKKTPSKDIVFVAVDEPSVNEFGRWPWKREIIAKGIDGLLEADVVLMDMIFSEPTSQEQDSALAESLLGLNSSVCGFFLRAKSTQNISNEELEILGDSSLDLLQSQISEFKNPQFVHAPFAEMNIVPILQACSLSGSFSTLSESDHLLRSYPIAVYFQNILYPSLAMQGLRLKFNKDVKRVDESHIEINERIIGVNKKGFIRLNFYNPEQYNVVSFLDVATGKIKQEYFRGKMVILGITDVGAGDVVSTPMGSMPGPLLHYTFISNLLENHLIKEPKNITPLLIVLMVLLPFILVLLFKKILHRVVINIIVYLIVYAYIRYLFVTDMIYIDLFYPLISLVLSLVAVEAIAFNLQEQSGKFMRGAFSSYLSGDLLDKLIENPEALALGGESKELSILFSDIRGFTTISESMDPVSLITLLNRYFTPMTNAVLDNGGMLDKYIGDAVMAFFNAPVDIKDHADASCKSALEMIEKLDVLNEELALEGINPIRIGIGINTADVVVGNMGSDTRFNYTVIGDGVNLASRVEGLTKNYGVNILITEFTVAKISDKFIHREIEPVKVKGKDEAVLLHELMPDSDKSREIKKLYDEALRIYKSGDFKKAEVLFDRLVKDYDDHPSKYFLPHIKDEQPWGVHKMTTK, encoded by the coding sequence ATGAAAGAAAAACTTCTCTATCTTGGTGTTTTAATACCTATATTACTTATAACATTACTGTTACAAATGTATAAGGTTGAACCGTTTGAGAGCTTTTCGCTACGTTACAACGATATAAATTTCGACCTTCAGAAAAAAACTCCTAGCAAAGATATTGTCTTTGTAGCTGTTGATGAGCCAAGCGTAAATGAGTTTGGCAGATGGCCTTGGAAGAGAGAGATAATTGCGAAGGGGATAGACGGTCTTTTAGAAGCTGATGTAGTTTTGATGGATATGATCTTTTCAGAGCCAACTTCGCAGGAGCAAGACTCTGCATTGGCAGAGTCTCTTTTGGGACTTAACTCCAGTGTATGCGGTTTCTTTTTAAGAGCTAAATCTACTCAGAATATAAGTAATGAAGAGTTAGAGATTTTAGGTGATTCATCTCTTGATCTGCTTCAGTCACAAATCTCTGAATTTAAAAATCCTCAGTTTGTTCACGCACCTTTTGCAGAGATGAATATTGTTCCTATTTTGCAAGCGTGTTCTTTGAGCGGAAGTTTTTCTACTCTTAGCGAGAGTGATCATCTTCTTCGATCATATCCTATAGCTGTATATTTTCAAAATATTCTATATCCATCTTTAGCAATGCAGGGTCTTAGATTAAAGTTTAACAAGGATGTTAAGAGAGTAGACGAATCTCATATAGAGATAAATGAACGTATAATAGGAGTAAATAAGAAGGGTTTTATAAGACTTAACTTTTACAATCCAGAGCAGTATAATGTAGTATCGTTCTTAGATGTTGCAACTGGCAAGATTAAACAGGAATATTTCAGAGGCAAAATGGTTATTCTTGGAATTACTGATGTTGGTGCCGGTGATGTAGTTAGTACACCGATGGGCTCTATGCCTGGTCCACTGCTTCATTATACTTTTATATCTAACCTGCTGGAAAACCATCTTATTAAAGAACCAAAGAATATAACTCCATTGTTGATTGTTTTGATGGTTCTGCTACCGTTTATTTTAGTACTTCTATTTAAAAAGATTTTACATAGAGTAGTTATCAATATAATTGTCTATCTAATAGTATATGCTTACATAAGATATTTGTTCGTAACTGACATGATCTATATTGATCTTTTTTATCCTTTAATATCTTTAGTGCTGAGTTTGGTCGCCGTAGAGGCTATTGCTTTTAACTTGCAGGAACAAAGCGGTAAGTTTATGCGTGGTGCTTTTTCAAGTTACCTCTCTGGAGATTTGCTCGACAAGCTTATAGAAAACCCTGAAGCACTAGCTCTTGGTGGTGAGAGTAAAGAGCTTAGCATCCTCTTTAGTGATATACGTGGATTTACAACTATCTCAGAATCTATGGATCCTGTTAGTTTGATTACTCTCTTAAATAGATACTTCACTCCTATGACAAATGCAGTTTTAGATAATGGTGGAATGCTTGATAAATATATTGGAGATGCTGTTATGGCGTTTTTTAATGCTCCTGTTGATATTAAAGATCATGCAGATGCATCATGTAAGAGTGCTTTAGAGATGATAGAAAAACTTGATGTACTAAATGAAGAGTTGGCTCTTGAAGGTATAAATCCAATCCGAATAGGTATAGGAATAAATACGGCAGATGTAGTCGTTGGGAATATGGGTTCAGATACTAGGTTTAACTATACTGTTATTGGAGATGGTGTAAACCTTGCATCTAGAGTAGAAGGTCTGACAAAAAACTATGGTGTAAATATTTTGATTACAGAGTTTACCGTAGCAAAAATCAGTGATAAGTTTATACATAGAGAGATAGAACCAGTAAAAGTAAAAGGTAAAGATGAAGCAGTACTTCTGCATGAGCTTATGCCAGATAGTGATAAATCAAGAGAGATTAAAAAACTATATGACGAGGCACTTAGAATATATAAGAGTGGTGACTTTAAAAAAGCAGAAGTATTATTTGATAGATTAGTTAAAGATTATGATGATCATCCATCAAAGTATTTTCTACCACATATTAAAGATGAACAGCCATGGGGTGTTCACAAAATGACAACAAAGTAG
- a CDS encoding YaaA family protein — MLKILFSPSEGKNSGGEETPKELLGSNDARKDILNEYNSIVMSSDEEAIKNLFGFKKMSDCEAYVNDLFNSPLMSAIERYQGVAYDYLDINTLDAQQVEYLKKNTIIFSNLYGPILGGDAIANYKVKQGNDIGSIVPDKFYKDRFTYQLDLYLNNDDILDLRAGYYDKFYKVTKPYTTLKFLKDGKTVSHWAKAYRGLVLRALAKGNINSMEEFMSLEIDGLQIKEIKVIKNKTEIVYNIV; from the coding sequence ATGCTAAAAATACTGTTTTCACCATCAGAAGGCAAAAATAGCGGTGGTGAAGAGACTCCTAAAGAGCTTCTTGGTTCTAACGACGCGAGGAAAGATATTTTAAATGAATACAACAGCATCGTTATGAGTAGCGATGAAGAAGCTATTAAAAATCTCTTTGGTTTTAAAAAAATGAGCGATTGTGAAGCTTATGTAAACGATCTGTTCAACTCTCCACTTATGTCTGCAATAGAGAGGTATCAAGGCGTAGCTTATGACTATTTGGACATAAACACTTTAGATGCACAGCAAGTAGAGTATCTAAAGAAAAATACTATAATCTTCTCAAACCTCTACGGCCCTATCCTCGGTGGAGATGCAATTGCAAACTATAAAGTAAAACAGGGGAATGATATTGGTAGTATAGTTCCAGACAAATTTTACAAAGATAGATTTACGTATCAGTTAGATTTGTACTTAAACAACGATGACATTCTAGACCTTCGTGCAGGTTACTACGACAAGTTTTACAAAGTGACAAAGCCATACACTACTCTGAAGTTTTTAAAAGATGGCAAGACTGTAAGTCACTGGGCCAAAGCATATAGAGGTTTGGTTTTAAGAGCGCTTGCAAAGGGCAACATAAACTCTATGGAAGAGTTCATGTCTTTAGAGATAGACGGACTTCAGATTAAAGAGATAAAAGTTATCAAGAATAAAACAGAGATTGTATATAATATCGTTTAA
- the rplK gene encoding 50S ribosomal protein L11: MAKKVAGYIKLHIQAGAATPAPPVGPALGQRGVNIMEFTKAFNEKTKPQMGFKVPVIITVYTDKSFTFVTKQPPASALLMKAAGLKKGSDNALKNKVGKITRAQLMEVVEQKMKDLNTDNKEMAANIIAGSARSIGIEVVD; this comes from the coding sequence ATGGCAAAAAAAGTTGCAGGCTATATTAAGCTTCATATTCAAGCTGGTGCAGCAACACCTGCTCCACCAGTAGGACCAGCTTTAGGACAACGTGGTGTTAACATCATGGAATTTACTAAAGCATTTAATGAGAAAACAAAACCTCAAATGGGATTCAAAGTTCCAGTTATTATTACAGTTTATACAGACAAAAGTTTTACTTTTGTTACTAAACAACCACCAGCTTCTGCGCTACTTATGAAAGCAGCAGGACTTAAAAAAGGTAGTGATAATGCTCTTAAAAATAAAGTTGGAAAAATCACTCGTGCTCAATTAATGGAAGTTGTTGAACAAAAAATGAAAGATTTAAACACTGATAATAAAGAAATGGCTGCTAATATTATAGCTGGTTCAGCTCGTTCAATCGGTATAGAAGTAGTAGACTAA
- a CDS encoding TrmH family RNA methyltransferase — translation MQDSQEYKDKKAYFDKIITLYGRNVVVEVLQDSSVEVHKLHMASSNKPDGAIKTILALAKTRKIEITYHEKSSLSRISKNAKQDQGVAVDIIAQTYKSAHEIKDMKSFRLIALDGIQNPQNLGMIIRSCAAGNVDGIILPKKSSAKISPLVIKASSGTLFKLPIYYCNTLDEIFPDLDADTRIYSLSSHAKTSIYDVVPTEKSIFVLGNESDGVSPEVEKLCNDSISIPMQRGVESLNVAVTASLLAFMK, via the coding sequence TTGCAAGATTCACAAGAATATAAAGATAAAAAAGCATATTTTGATAAGATAATTACACTTTACGGCAGAAATGTTGTTGTAGAAGTACTCCAAGACTCATCCGTTGAAGTTCACAAACTACACATGGCATCTAGCAACAAACCCGATGGAGCTATAAAGACTATCTTAGCACTTGCAAAGACAAGAAAGATAGAGATTACTTACCATGAGAAAAGCTCTCTTAGCAGAATAAGTAAAAATGCAAAGCAAGACCAAGGTGTTGCCGTAGACATTATCGCTCAGACTTACAAGAGTGCTCACGAAATTAAAGATATGAAAAGCTTTAGACTTATAGCACTTGACGGCATCCAAAATCCTCAAAATCTAGGGATGATTATTCGTTCATGTGCTGCTGGGAATGTAGATGGAATCATACTTCCTAAAAAGAGTTCTGCAAAAATATCTCCACTTGTAATCAAAGCAAGTTCAGGAACGCTTTTTAAACTTCCAATTTATTACTGTAATACTCTTGATGAAATTTTTCCAGACCTAGATGCAGATACGAGAATATACTCTCTATCATCACATGCAAAAACTAGCATCTATGATGTTGTACCAACAGAAAAATCAATATTTGTTTTAGGAAATGAGAGTGATGGAGTGAGTCCTGAGGTTGAAAAACTTTGTAATGACTCAATAAGTATACCGATGCAAAGAGGAGTTGAGTCACTCAATGTTGCAGTGACCGCATCTCTTCTAGCATTTATGAAATAA
- a CDS encoding FecR family protein yields MKKILISLFIALLSVTVASASSAIGSVYLVKGNVKIKSEGSFKKSQVSKGLEVKKGDLITTSKEANAIIKLLDGSTLVLDASSTLHFSSANLAEQTEGKVFYKITSRDAKNSLKVKTPFAIIGIKGTTFIVDSGEKASVKLKEGVVGIQSIKEEFELYRKAVQAEYNKYLSEQEAAYQKYLNEQNKGAALMTKEFDLQAGNTISFDGKKVNESAWTKEDDAEFERFEKLMGSIK; encoded by the coding sequence GTGAAGAAAATTTTAATATCTCTTTTTATAGCTTTATTATCTGTTACAGTAGCGAGTGCAAGTTCAGCTATAGGAAGTGTTTATCTAGTAAAAGGAAATGTAAAAATTAAGAGTGAGGGCTCATTTAAAAAGAGTCAAGTTAGCAAGGGCTTAGAAGTAAAAAAAGGTGACTTAATCACTACTTCTAAAGAAGCAAATGCGATTATAAAGCTTTTAGACGGTTCGACTCTGGTTCTTGATGCAAGTTCTACTTTACACTTTTCTTCAGCAAACTTGGCAGAACAAACAGAAGGTAAAGTTTTTTATAAAATCACTTCACGAGATGCAAAGAACTCTCTTAAAGTTAAAACTCCTTTCGCCATTATCGGGATTAAGGGAACTACTTTCATCGTTGACTCTGGAGAAAAGGCTTCTGTAAAACTAAAAGAGGGTGTAGTTGGAATCCAAAGTATAAAAGAAGAGTTTGAACTTTACAGAAAGGCAGTTCAGGCAGAGTACAATAAGTACTTGTCAGAACAAGAAGCGGCATATCAAAAATACCTGAACGAGCAAAACAAAGGCGCAGCTCTCATGACTAAAGAGTTTGATCTTCAAGCCGGAAACACAATCTCTTTTGATGGTAAAAAAGTTAATGAGAGTGCTTGGACTAAAGAAGATGACGCAGAGTTTGAACGTTTTGAGAAACTTATGGGATCTATAAAGTAG
- a CDS encoding DUF1566 domain-containing protein, producing MKQLKILILSLCIAFTANADIVKNSENTIKDTKTNYLWQDTKDVSTTKRSFEEAVGYCKNLELDGHKSWELPGFVELFSIIDTKVYNPTISGNFQYVVSDNYWSSKTFGHATSKEAFVVNFLSGAFNREKMDDTFYVRCYKKAS from the coding sequence ATGAAACAATTAAAAATATTAATCTTATCTTTATGTATAGCATTCACTGCAAACGCTGATATTGTTAAGAACTCTGAAAATACTATCAAAGATACAAAAACAAACTATCTATGGCAAGACACAAAAGATGTTTCAACAACAAAGAGAAGTTTTGAAGAAGCAGTAGGTTATTGTAAAAACTTAGAACTAGACGGACATAAGTCTTGGGAGTTACCAGGTTTTGTAGAACTCTTTTCAATCATAGATACAAAAGTGTACAATCCTACTATCTCAGGAAATTTCCAATATGTAGTATCTGACAACTACTGGTCATCTAAGACATTTGGACATGCAACAAGTAAAGAGGCATTTGTAGTGAACTTTTTATCGGGTGCATTCAATAGAGAAAAGATGGATGACACATTTTACGTAAGATGTTATAAAAAGGCTAGTTAA
- a CDS encoding HD domain-containing phosphohydrolase → MKHARSLGANEILQMIFTYLTEVSSLRAYNDIIMVLANMGRALTSADRCTVWVVDEEKQEIWTKVAHGIDAIRLPIDSGIVGSSITTGKKIIIDDVYLDDRFNPDIDKKTGYRTKSMMVIPMFDNDDEIIGAFQVINHKGEKGLFDTRDMERLMLASTYAAETLVSARLTNEIEDTQKEVVFTMGAIGESRSKETGNHVKRVAEYSRILGLAYGMEAKEAELLKQASPMHDIGKVAIPDAILKKPGRFNDEERKVMDTHAELGFGMIKNSDRPLLQAAAIVAYEHHEKWNGNGYPRKLKGEEIHIYGRITALADVFDALGSDRVYKKAWDDERIFKLFKEERGEHFDPKLIDLFFENLEDILAVREHFKDAYEEKVVDKEVNTKEIKILGAYGTRAKGFGTSSFLLNKSNVIDAGNILATLDEESIHIENIWLTHSHLDHISDIAYILDNYFSLRTKTLNILGLPGTIKALKKHFFNDLIWPDFSKITLSKSDTPALSYTEIELDKEYSLNEDESLEAFKTDHTVPSCGYIFKREGDSVLITADTYSLDNVIEMIDARKDINSIVIECSFPSSMPILAKESKHLTPQLLFKSIDKIKRDDIRLYINHIKPSFLDKIAKEIHEYMGKLEPIILKDEDFINFSKKPLT, encoded by the coding sequence ATGAAACATGCAAGAAGCTTAGGTGCTAACGAAATACTACAAATGATATTTACATACCTGACTGAGGTCTCTTCTCTGAGAGCATACAATGACATTATAATGGTTCTTGCAAACATGGGTAGAGCACTAACTTCTGCAGACAGATGTACGGTATGGGTTGTAGATGAAGAAAAACAAGAGATTTGGACAAAGGTAGCTCACGGTATTGATGCTATAAGACTTCCAATAGACTCTGGAATAGTCGGTAGTTCTATTACAACTGGTAAAAAAATAATTATTGATGATGTTTACCTTGATGACAGATTTAATCCTGATATAGATAAGAAAACAGGTTACCGTACAAAAAGTATGATGGTGATTCCAATGTTTGATAATGATGATGAGATCATTGGCGCATTTCAAGTTATTAATCATAAGGGTGAAAAAGGTCTGTTTGACACAAGAGATATGGAACGTCTTATGTTGGCTAGTACATACGCGGCTGAGACTCTTGTATCTGCACGTCTAACAAATGAGATAGAAGATACGCAAAAAGAAGTTGTCTTTACAATGGGTGCTATTGGTGAGAGTAGAAGTAAAGAGACTGGTAACCATGTAAAGAGAGTTGCAGAGTATTCAAGAATTTTAGGACTAGCGTATGGGATGGAAGCAAAAGAAGCTGAACTTTTGAAGCAAGCTAGTCCTATGCATGATATTGGGAAGGTTGCAATCCCGGATGCAATACTAAAAAAGCCTGGTCGTTTTAACGATGAGGAGAGAAAAGTAATGGACACTCATGCAGAACTTGGATTCGGCATGATAAAGAACTCTGACAGACCTCTTCTTCAAGCCGCAGCAATAGTGGCATATGAGCATCATGAAAAATGGAATGGAAATGGATACCCAAGAAAGTTGAAGGGTGAAGAGATTCATATTTATGGTCGTATTACTGCTTTGGCTGATGTGTTCGATGCACTTGGTTCTGATAGAGTTTATAAAAAAGCATGGGATGATGAGAGAATATTTAAGCTTTTTAAAGAAGAGAGAGGTGAACACTTTGATCCAAAACTAATAGATCTGTTCTTTGAAAATTTAGAAGATATCTTGGCAGTTAGAGAACATTTTAAAGATGCATACGAAGAAAAGGTAGTTGATAAAGAAGTAAACACCAAAGAAATCAAAATACTTGGAGCTTATGGAACAAGAGCAAAAGGCTTTGGTACAAGTTCATTTTTACTAAATAAGAGCAATGTAATAGATGCCGGAAATATATTGGCTACATTAGATGAAGAAAGTATTCATATAGAAAATATATGGCTTACACATTCACATCTAGATCATATTAGCGATATAGCGTATATATTGGATAACTATTTCTCTTTAAGAACTAAGACTTTAAATATTTTAGGATTGCCTGGGACTATTAAAGCTCTTAAAAAACATTTCTTCAATGATCTGATATGGCCAGACTTTTCAAAAATTACTCTTAGTAAATCAGATACACCTGCATTGTCTTATACAGAAATAGAATTAGATAAAGAGTATTCGCTTAATGAAGATGAATCTCTTGAAGCCTTTAAGACGGACCATACAGTGCCAAGTTGTGGATATATATTTAAAAGGGAAGGAGATTCTGTACTAATAACAGCAGACACTTACTCTTTAGATAATGTAATAGAAATGATAGATGCTAGAAAAGATATAAATTCAATAGTTATAGAATGCTCGTTCCCATCAAGTATGCCAATTCTTGCAAAAGAGAGTAAACATTTAACACCTCAGTTGCTTTTTAAAAGCATAGATAAGATAAAAAGAGATGACATAAGGTTATACATAAATCATATTAAGCCTAGCTTTTTAGATAAAATCGCTAAAGAAATTCATGAATATATGGGTAAATTAGAGCCAATAATATTAAAAGATGAAGATTTTATAAATTTCTCTAAAAAACCCTTGACATAG
- the secE gene encoding preprotein translocase subunit SecE, translating into MNLGTHIRNARSELTKVIFPTKGQVKQAYISVLIVVTVIAAFLALVDLFMSSVMSAILG; encoded by the coding sequence ATGAATTTAGGTACACACATAAGAAATGCAAGATCAGAGTTAACTAAGGTAATCTTTCCTACGAAAGGTCAGGTTAAGCAAGCTTATATTTCTGTTTTAATAGTTGTTACTGTTATTGCAGCTTTTTTAGCTTTAGTTGACTTATTTATGTCATCAGTTATGTCAGCAATTTTAGGTTAA
- the nusG gene encoding transcription termination/antitermination protein NusG — translation MAHQWYSIQTYGSERAVRIAILNMIEEMGLQDFISEVIVPTEDVIEVKDGKKKITERSLYSGYVFANIDLNTEVQHLITALPKVSGFIGEANTPTPLSEHDINVILDRVNNRAAPKPKVYFDNGETVRIIDGPFANFTATVDEYDLEHGTLKLNVSIFGRATPVDISYTQVEKII, via the coding sequence ATGGCACATCAATGGTACTCTATTCAGACCTACGGTAGCGAGAGAGCTGTTCGTATAGCTATCTTAAATATGATAGAAGAGATGGGATTACAAGATTTTATATCAGAGGTAATTGTTCCTACTGAAGATGTTATCGAAGTTAAAGACGGAAAAAAGAAGATTACTGAGCGTTCACTATATTCAGGATATGTTTTTGCAAATATTGACTTAAATACTGAAGTTCAGCATCTTATCACTGCATTACCAAAAGTATCTGGATTTATCGGTGAAGCAAATACACCGACACCTCTTAGTGAGCATGATATTAATGTTATCTTAGATCGTGTAAATAACCGTGCAGCACCTAAACCAAAAGTTTATTTTGATAATGGTGAAACAGTTCGTATTATTGATGGACCATTTGCAAACTTTACGGCGACTGTAGATGAGTATGATTTAGAGCATGGTACTCTAAAACTAAACGTTTCAATTTTTGGTAGAGCAACTCCGGTTGACATCTCTTACACTCAAGTTGAAAAAATAATTTAA
- the rpmG gene encoding 50S ribosomal protein L33: MREAIHLGCEKCTRRNYHTTKNKKIHTEKFSVRKYCKFCREHTTHKEMKL; the protein is encoded by the coding sequence ATGAGAGAAGCGATTCACTTAGGTTGTGAGAAATGTACTCGTCGTAACTATCACACAACTAAAAATAAGAAAATCCATACTGAAAAATTTTCAGTAAGAAAATATTGTAAGTTCTGTAGAGAGCATACAACTCACAAAGAGATGAAGCTGTAA